A section of the Flaviflexus equikiangi genome encodes:
- a CDS encoding UDP-N-acetylmuramoyl-tripeptide--D-alanyl-D-alanine ligase produces the protein MIPSTLRQAAQDANGVLLAEGSGDHLLTAVTIDSRSIDGGELFVAIPGERVNGHDYAKAALDSGAGAVLIDDVERALATGADPTRLIHVASTQDSLGLLAKANLVRVRERGNPLVVGVTGSVGKTTTKDLLATILSSRGPIIAPPGSFNNELGLPLTVLRADENTATLVLEMGADRIGNLEHLTTIAPLDIGVVLAVARAHLGEFGGIENVARAKSELVAGIRPHGTAILNADDHRVAAMAAMADTVVTFSRNGNGDVYASDISLTDEGKPTFTLHSGDETARVDLGLVGEHHVANALAAATVGLVAGLPIDQIAASMANLGAASPHRMDVWRAGRLTVIDDSYNANPDSMRAGLDALSRMANGGPSLAVLGAMLELGEDSDREHRAIGESMAALGIDRLMSISAPALAEGARRVGVETIELESIDDAWHVLRDEELTGTILLKGSNGSRIWQLADRLKEDLC, from the coding sequence ATGATTCCATCCACACTCAGGCAGGCCGCACAGGACGCGAACGGTGTCCTCCTGGCCGAAGGCAGCGGTGACCATCTCCTGACAGCCGTGACGATCGATTCCCGCTCTATTGACGGCGGGGAGCTCTTCGTCGCGATCCCCGGTGAACGCGTCAACGGCCACGACTATGCGAAAGCGGCCCTCGACTCGGGGGCAGGAGCCGTCCTCATCGACGACGTGGAGCGGGCCCTAGCGACCGGCGCCGATCCCACCCGCCTCATTCACGTCGCCTCCACCCAGGACAGTCTCGGCCTGCTCGCGAAAGCGAACCTTGTCCGCGTGAGAGAACGCGGCAATCCGCTCGTCGTCGGAGTGACAGGATCTGTCGGGAAGACGACCACGAAAGACCTCCTGGCAACCATCCTCTCGAGCAGAGGCCCCATCATCGCGCCCCCGGGATCGTTCAACAATGAGCTCGGCCTGCCGTTGACGGTGCTGCGTGCCGACGAGAACACGGCAACGCTCGTGCTGGAGATGGGAGCAGACAGGATCGGCAATCTCGAACACCTGACCACGATTGCGCCGCTGGACATCGGCGTCGTCCTTGCCGTGGCACGCGCCCATCTGGGCGAGTTCGGCGGCATCGAGAACGTTGCTCGAGCGAAATCCGAGCTGGTTGCCGGCATACGACCCCACGGCACGGCCATCCTCAACGCCGACGATCACCGCGTTGCCGCCATGGCCGCCATGGCGGACACGGTCGTGACCTTCTCCCGGAACGGCAACGGCGACGTCTACGCCTCCGACATCTCCCTGACGGACGAGGGGAAGCCAACCTTCACCCTCCACAGCGGGGACGAGACGGCCCGAGTGGATCTCGGCCTCGTCGGCGAACACCACGTCGCCAATGCTCTCGCAGCCGCCACCGTCGGCCTCGTGGCGGGCCTTCCCATCGACCAGATCGCGGCCAGCATGGCGAACCTCGGTGCGGCGTCCCCACATCGCATGGACGTGTGGCGGGCCGGCCGGCTCACCGTGATCGACGACTCCTACAACGCTAATCCTGATTCGATGAGGGCAGGCCTCGATGCTCTCTCCCGAATGGCGAATGGTGGGCCCTCGCTCGCGGTGCTCGGAGCCATGCTCGAACTCGGGGAGGATTCCGATCGGGAGCATCGTGCGATCGGAGAATCGATGGCAGCGCTCGGCATCGACAGACTGATGAGCATCAGTGCACCGGCGCTCGCGGAGGGTGCCCGGCGCGTCGGGGTGGAGACGATCGAGCTCGAGTCGATCGATGATGCATGGCACGTCCTTCGCGATGAGGAGCTGACTGGCACTATCCTGTTGAAAGGCTCGAACGGTTCACGGATCTGGCAGCTTGCCGATCGTTTGAAGGAGGATCTGTGCTAG
- the mraY gene encoding phospho-N-acetylmuramoyl-pentapeptide-transferase, whose product MLGIMVAMGVAMIISLLGTPLFIRVLVKKQYGQFIRQDGPTSHLTKRGTPTMGGVVIILSTVLAYAIANIVAGRMPGASGWLLIFLMVGMGAIGFADDYIKISNQRSLGLSPLGKFVGQALIGVLFAVLALQFRNDDYRTPASMRISFVRDTDLSLAFWGAGIGLVLFVLWANFLITAWSNAVNLTDGLDGLATGASMIAFGAYTIITIWQSNQSCLSILDPSTGCYEVRDPRDLAMISAAIVGACFGFLWWNASPAQIFMGDTGSLALGAAFAGLSILSRTEFLAILLGGLFVIIVISDVIQIGVFKLTKKRVFRMAPLHHHFELKGWGEVTIVIRFWIIAALFATLGGGLFYTEWLALQ is encoded by the coding sequence GTGCTAGGCATCATGGTGGCCATGGGAGTGGCCATGATTATCTCCCTTCTCGGCACACCCCTCTTCATCAGAGTCCTGGTCAAGAAGCAGTACGGCCAGTTCATCCGCCAGGACGGTCCGACCTCCCATCTGACGAAGCGCGGCACGCCCACCATGGGCGGCGTCGTCATCATCCTCTCGACCGTGCTTGCCTATGCCATCGCCAATATCGTTGCCGGCCGCATGCCCGGAGCATCGGGCTGGCTTCTCATCTTCCTCATGGTCGGTATGGGAGCGATCGGCTTCGCCGACGACTACATCAAGATTTCGAACCAGCGATCCCTGGGCTTGAGTCCGCTCGGCAAGTTCGTGGGGCAGGCGCTGATCGGTGTCCTGTTCGCCGTTCTCGCGCTCCAGTTCCGCAACGACGACTACCGCACGCCGGCATCGATGCGGATCTCTTTCGTGCGCGACACGGATCTGTCCCTTGCCTTCTGGGGTGCGGGAATCGGTCTCGTCCTGTTCGTCCTGTGGGCGAATTTCCTCATCACGGCGTGGTCGAATGCCGTGAACCTGACGGATGGTCTCGATGGTCTGGCAACCGGCGCATCGATGATCGCTTTCGGCGCTTACACGATCATCACGATCTGGCAGTCGAATCAGTCCTGCCTCTCCATCCTCGATCCCTCGACAGGCTGCTATGAGGTGCGCGATCCGCGTGACCTCGCGATGATCTCCGCAGCCATCGTCGGAGCCTGTTTCGGCTTCCTCTGGTGGAATGCGTCCCCGGCCCAGATCTTCATGGGAGACACGGGATCGCTCGCGCTCGGCGCGGCCTTCGCCGGCCTCTCCATTCTTTCCCGCACCGAGTTCCTCGCGATCCTGCTCGGCGGGCTCTTCGTCATCATCGTCATCTCCGACGTCATCCAGATCGGCGTCTTCAAGCTGACGAAGAAACGCGTGTTCAGGATGGCGCCGCTCCATCACCACTTCGAGCTGAAAGGCTGGGGCGAAGTGACGATCGTGATCCGATTCTGGATCATCGCCGCCCTGTTCGCCACGCTCGGCGGCGGGCTCTTCTACACGGAATGGCTGGCGCTCCAATGA
- the murD gene encoding UDP-N-acetylmuramoyl-L-alanine--D-glutamate ligase yields MTELDGARIAVVGMGVSGQAAAAALESYADATVSTWDGRGDDAGARLLTPEALLDWYPDIVVVSPGLPAVGDVHEALHARSIPAWSEVELAWRMRSRDEAGQAAPWLAITGTNGKTTTVNMVAAMAAEAGVSAAAVGNVGDPIVTAVTREDGPDLLAVELSSFQLYSTSSMSPLASGCLNIADDHLDWHGSPESYRDAKARVYDNTRVACLYPLDDPIVAAMVENADVVEGARAIGLTRGVPAPGQIGLVEDMIVERAFGPERFTSANELFQVSDLEHLAHGDLPVHLLSDAMMAAGLVRAAGVQPESIRSALRSFGLGAHRIETVAVRDGVTWIDDSKATNAHAARASIRAQEDGSVVWIAGGVSKGASFDSLVADISSKLKGVVVIGVEQEGLLRALSSQAPGVPVTVIPPASATVMQDAVRAAGHLAGSAAVVMLAPACASWDQFSSYADRGQQFAHAILE; encoded by the coding sequence GTGACCGAATTGGATGGGGCACGGATAGCCGTCGTCGGCATGGGGGTGTCCGGCCAGGCCGCTGCTGCGGCCCTCGAATCGTACGCCGATGCGACCGTCTCGACGTGGGACGGCAGGGGAGACGATGCTGGCGCGAGACTGCTGACACCGGAAGCCCTGCTCGACTGGTACCCGGATATCGTCGTCGTCTCGCCCGGCCTGCCGGCCGTGGGCGATGTTCACGAAGCCCTGCACGCCAGATCGATCCCAGCATGGTCAGAGGTCGAGCTGGCGTGGCGCATGAGGTCGCGCGACGAGGCAGGGCAGGCCGCTCCCTGGCTTGCCATCACCGGCACGAACGGGAAGACCACGACCGTCAACATGGTGGCTGCCATGGCCGCGGAGGCCGGTGTGTCCGCCGCCGCGGTCGGCAACGTCGGCGACCCGATCGTGACGGCCGTGACCCGCGAGGATGGTCCCGACCTGCTTGCGGTCGAGCTATCGTCTTTCCAGCTCTACTCGACCTCCTCGATGTCGCCTCTCGCATCCGGCTGTCTCAACATCGCTGACGACCATCTGGATTGGCACGGCTCCCCGGAGTCATACCGGGATGCGAAGGCTCGCGTCTACGACAACACTCGTGTCGCCTGTCTCTACCCGTTGGACGATCCCATTGTCGCCGCCATGGTCGAGAACGCTGACGTGGTGGAGGGTGCTCGCGCAATCGGATTGACCCGCGGCGTGCCCGCCCCGGGCCAGATCGGCCTCGTCGAGGACATGATCGTGGAGCGTGCTTTCGGACCGGAGCGCTTCACCTCCGCGAATGAACTGTTCCAGGTGTCAGACCTGGAGCACCTCGCGCACGGGGATCTGCCCGTGCACCTGTTGAGCGATGCGATGATGGCGGCGGGTCTCGTGCGCGCCGCAGGAGTCCAGCCCGAGTCCATCCGTTCCGCCCTACGATCCTTCGGTTTGGGGGCCCACCGTATCGAGACCGTTGCCGTCCGCGATGGTGTCACGTGGATCGATGATTCGAAGGCCACGAACGCTCATGCAGCCCGAGCTTCGATCCGCGCCCAGGAAGACGGCTCCGTCGTGTGGATCGCCGGCGGCGTCAGCAAGGGAGCATCGTTCGACTCGCTGGTTGCCGACATTTCCTCGAAGCTCAAAGGTGTGGTCGTCATCGGAGTCGAGCAGGAGGGACTGCTTCGTGCATTGTCTTCGCAGGCCCCGGGCGTGCCCGTCACCGTGATCCCGCCCGCCTCCGCTACAGTCATGCAGGACGCGGTCAGGGCGGCCGGCCATCTCGCGGGATCCGCCGCGGTTGTCATGCTTGCACCCGCCTGTGCCTCGTGGGACCAGTTCTCGTCCTATGCGGACCGCGGCCAGCAGTTCGCCCACGCAATCCTGGAGTAG
- a CDS encoding FtsW/RodA/SpoVE family cell cycle protein → MNVTLTAADERARDAVRQAIILIITATLVLTILGVVMVFSATSVTSISMAVTYDDPSARFAVAQRQLIFALVGLVFLPIAALIPGSFYKRAVWPIYGLGIVLQLLVLTPLSLSGGGNTNWISLGGVVLQPSEFLKLASALWLGVMLGRLSREDMANPRTVLVPAGAGAFASLAAVLLGQDMGTAIIYVVMFAVAFYLAGMPGKWFAMVALAVGVVGSILIVSQRSRLNRVIDYVENIFITPDAVDPTQSEYAMWAFGTGGIGGVGLGASREKWNYLPEAHNDFIFAVVGEELGFFGALAVILLYLVLGYGFYRIVANHSETWVRYVVAMIAMWLVGQAVLNMMVVTGVLPVFGVPLPFISQGGSALIACLLAVGVVISLALRQPGVARSMRPSRMSYKSTASLRSTR, encoded by the coding sequence ATGAACGTCACCCTCACGGCCGCGGACGAGCGGGCGAGAGACGCCGTTCGCCAGGCCATCATTCTCATCATCACCGCCACTCTCGTCCTCACAATCCTCGGTGTCGTCATGGTCTTCTCGGCCACGTCCGTCACGTCGATCTCGATGGCGGTCACCTATGACGATCCGAGTGCACGTTTCGCGGTCGCGCAGCGCCAACTCATTTTCGCTCTCGTGGGGCTCGTCTTCCTCCCGATCGCGGCACTGATCCCAGGCTCGTTCTACAAGAGAGCCGTCTGGCCGATCTATGGTCTCGGCATCGTCCTGCAGCTCCTTGTCCTCACCCCGCTCAGCCTGTCCGGCGGCGGAAACACGAACTGGATCTCGCTCGGCGGGGTCGTGCTGCAGCCGTCGGAATTTCTCAAGCTTGCCTCCGCTCTCTGGCTCGGCGTCATGCTGGGCCGTCTGAGCCGCGAAGACATGGCCAATCCGCGCACCGTGCTCGTCCCGGCGGGTGCCGGCGCATTCGCCTCCCTGGCGGCCGTCCTCCTCGGACAGGACATGGGTACGGCGATCATCTACGTCGTCATGTTCGCGGTGGCCTTCTACCTGGCGGGAATGCCCGGGAAATGGTTCGCCATGGTGGCTCTTGCCGTCGGCGTCGTCGGTTCCATCCTCATCGTGTCCCAACGGTCGCGCCTCAACCGTGTCATCGACTATGTCGAGAACATTTTCATCACCCCGGACGCAGTCGATCCGACTCAGTCCGAGTACGCCATGTGGGCCTTCGGCACCGGCGGCATCGGGGGAGTCGGCCTTGGCGCCTCCCGGGAGAAGTGGAATTATCTGCCGGAGGCGCACAACGACTTCATCTTCGCTGTTGTCGGCGAAGAGCTCGGGTTCTTCGGTGCCCTTGCCGTCATCCTGCTCTACCTCGTGCTCGGCTACGGCTTCTACCGCATTGTCGCCAATCACAGCGAGACATGGGTGCGCTACGTCGTCGCAATGATCGCGATGTGGCTCGTCGGCCAGGCGGTGCTCAATATGATGGTCGTGACGGGAGTCCTCCCCGTCTTCGGTGTTCCCCTGCCCTTCATCTCCCAGGGCGGCTCCGCCCTCATCGCCTGCCTGCTCGCGGTCGGTGTGGTCATCTCCCTGGCCCTGCGCCAGCCCGGGGTCGCTCGGTCGATGAGACCGTCTCGCATGTCCTACAAGTCCACTGCTTCGCTGAGGAGTACGCGATGA
- a CDS encoding UDP-N-acetylglucosamine--N-acetylmuramyl-(pentapeptide) pyrophosphoryl-undecaprenol N-acetylglucosamine transferase, whose product MRILAAAGGTAGHVNPMLATADQLIARGHEVIALGTAVGLEADLVPAAGLELVTIDKVPLPRRPSLDLLRLPTRLARTVGTVRTLIRDREIDAVLGFGGYVSAPAYLAARQADIPVIIQEQNARPGIANRLGARWAKGVSLTFASTPLAAKHGMTRVTGLPLRAEISGLAADRTDEARKRFRRERAAERFGLDPDDMIIVLTGGSSGAQQLNRAFAGAADVLTSRAQVLHVTGRGKEADAAGAAGDRYRVLDYVREMEEVYAMADLVVTRAGAGMVAELAALAIPAVVVPLAIGNGEQYLNAKSAIDSGGFLHIANDAFTPDAVREQVVPLLDRQELDRRSAILRAAGVSDGAGAVADLVEGVL is encoded by the coding sequence ATGAGAATCCTAGCCGCCGCAGGTGGCACTGCCGGCCACGTCAATCCCATGCTGGCCACCGCCGACCAGCTCATCGCCCGTGGACACGAGGTGATCGCGCTGGGGACAGCAGTCGGCCTCGAGGCTGACCTTGTTCCGGCCGCAGGCCTTGAACTTGTCACGATCGACAAGGTTCCCCTGCCCCGCAGGCCATCACTCGATCTCCTGCGCCTGCCAACGCGGCTGGCCCGCACTGTCGGCACTGTCCGCACTCTCATCCGGGATCGCGAGATCGACGCGGTTCTCGGGTTCGGCGGATATGTCTCAGCCCCTGCCTATCTCGCGGCACGACAGGCCGACATCCCAGTCATCATCCAAGAGCAGAACGCTCGTCCCGGCATCGCGAACCGGCTGGGGGCGCGATGGGCGAAGGGCGTCTCGCTGACGTTCGCATCGACGCCGCTGGCCGCCAAGCACGGCATGACCCGCGTGACGGGGCTGCCGCTGCGTGCCGAGATCAGTGGGCTTGCCGCGGACAGGACGGATGAGGCTCGGAAGAGGTTCAGGCGGGAACGTGCCGCGGAGCGGTTCGGCCTCGATCCGGACGACATGATCATCGTCCTCACCGGAGGCTCCTCCGGCGCGCAGCAGCTCAATCGGGCGTTCGCCGGAGCGGCGGATGTCCTCACCTCTCGCGCCCAGGTGCTCCACGTGACGGGACGCGGCAAGGAAGCCGACGCGGCCGGAGCGGCGGGTGACCGCTATCGAGTGCTCGACTATGTGCGTGAGATGGAGGAGGTGTATGCGATGGCGGACCTGGTCGTGACGAGAGCGGGCGCCGGAATGGTGGCGGAGCTGGCTGCTCTTGCGATTCCCGCCGTCGTCGTACCGTTAGCGATCGGAAATGGGGAGCAGTACCTCAACGCGAAGTCCGCCATCGATTCCGGCGGGTTCCTCCACATCGCCAATGATGCTTTCACGCCTGACGCGGTGCGAGAACAGGTTGTCCCGCTGCTCGACCGGCAAGAGCTCGACAGACGATCGGCGATCCTCAGAGCCGCAGGAGTATCGGATGGTGCCGGAGCGGTAGCAGACCTTGTGGAGGGCGTACTATGA
- the murC gene encoding UDP-N-acetylmuramate--L-alanine ligase — protein sequence MTFHFIGVGGVGMAAVAELLAARGLSVTGSDRAASPNTARLEQAGVTVYVGHDAGHVAPEATIVVSSAIKDSNPELAIARARGQRILHRSEALALAATGLDFVAVAGAHGKTTTSGMLAVALTWAGEDPSYAVGSTLPGGASGARLGDGNAFIAEADESDGSFLNYTPSIEIVTNVEPDHLDHYGDVEAFEQAFVEFAERRVPGGLLIACGDDDGARRLVSAAGGRTWSYGTDGLVPGVEAHVAVTITGPASATLVLVRDGRDMARADLSLAVSGEHMLRNAAAAWAAGLELGVDPGLMAQALGTFTGTGRRFEHKGTIGGVEVIDDYAHHPTEVAATLRAAREEVDGRVLVIFQPHLYSRTKNFAEQFAKALDLADSVVVTGVYGAREEPMPGVDGDLIADRMVRGQFVADMHEAAAMISAEARPGDLIMTMGAGSVTTLTSEILAAL from the coding sequence ATGACATTCCATTTCATCGGAGTCGGCGGCGTGGGCATGGCGGCCGTGGCCGAGCTGCTCGCAGCACGCGGTCTGAGCGTCACCGGCTCGGATCGGGCAGCATCCCCCAATACGGCGCGTCTCGAACAGGCAGGCGTCACGGTCTATGTCGGGCACGATGCTGGGCATGTCGCCCCTGAGGCGACGATCGTCGTCTCCTCCGCCATCAAAGACTCCAACCCGGAGCTTGCGATTGCCCGGGCGCGCGGCCAGCGTATCCTCCATCGGTCCGAGGCTCTCGCCTTGGCCGCAACGGGCCTCGACTTCGTCGCAGTCGCCGGTGCACACGGCAAGACCACGACATCGGGAATGCTGGCGGTTGCGCTCACGTGGGCGGGGGAGGATCCGTCCTACGCCGTCGGATCGACGCTTCCCGGCGGCGCCTCCGGTGCCCGGCTCGGTGACGGGAACGCCTTTATCGCCGAAGCAGACGAATCCGATGGTTCGTTCCTCAACTACACTCCCAGCATCGAGATCGTCACGAATGTCGAACCTGACCATCTCGATCATTACGGGGATGTCGAGGCGTTCGAACAGGCTTTTGTCGAGTTCGCGGAGCGCAGGGTTCCCGGTGGGCTCCTCATCGCCTGCGGTGACGATGATGGTGCTCGTCGACTGGTCTCGGCCGCTGGAGGACGGACATGGTCGTACGGGACGGACGGCCTCGTTCCGGGAGTCGAGGCGCACGTGGCAGTCACGATCACGGGCCCCGCCTCGGCCACACTCGTGCTGGTGAGGGACGGTCGAGACATGGCACGCGCTGACCTGAGTCTGGCCGTGTCGGGGGAGCACATGCTGCGCAACGCGGCGGCCGCATGGGCGGCGGGGCTGGAGCTCGGTGTCGATCCTGGCCTCATGGCGCAGGCTCTCGGTACGTTCACCGGCACGGGCCGGCGGTTCGAACACAAGGGCACGATCGGCGGCGTCGAGGTGATCGACGACTATGCGCACCACCCGACAGAGGTTGCGGCAACCCTCCGTGCTGCGCGCGAGGAGGTCGACGGCAGGGTCCTCGTCATCTTCCAACCACATCTCTACTCCCGGACGAAGAACTTCGCGGAGCAGTTCGCCAAGGCTCTCGATCTTGCTGACAGCGTGGTCGTCACGGGCGTCTACGGTGCACGTGAGGAGCCGATGCCGGGAGTCGATGGGGATCTGATCGCTGACCGGATGGTGCGCGGACAGTTCGTGGCGGACATGCACGAGGCGGCCGCCATGATCAGTGCTGAAGCCCGCCCGGGTGATCTCATCATGACGATGGGTGCCGGCAGTGTGACCACGTTGACGTCGGAGATCCTGGCGGCTCTGTGA
- a CDS encoding cell division protein FtsQ/DivIB has protein sequence MRPPKPPRRTTASPRLTGEGEVRPDAPLGKPAREPASRDLPARDLPENRAARVSRPVRDQKPESTPPASDTPGAPARASVAKRRRERVRKDPPRPPVAPNRKKSSDPYPLSDRIEIRRKARRRALLIRLGVACGAVAALASVVWLLFFSTVFAITAENITLSISDPADIVDDTQVASILAATEGTPVLRIRAGDIESQIADIPEVESVTVESSFPHGITATIVAREPVACVGEGEACEGVAADATRLRVGDELRASLPKVSMDLDSERAVEQLQDLLDAIAALPQDVRARVQAASINPSGLIEFSLDSATIKWGTSTENEAKARIITVLLTQPATTYDVTVPGAPVTY, from the coding sequence GTGAGACCACCCAAACCGCCCAGGCGCACCACGGCCTCTCCCCGGCTCACCGGGGAGGGCGAGGTGCGCCCAGACGCGCCGTTGGGCAAGCCAGCCCGTGAGCCTGCCTCGCGCGATCTCCCCGCCCGAGATCTGCCCGAGAACCGGGCGGCCAGGGTGTCGAGACCCGTCCGCGATCAGAAGCCCGAGAGCACGCCCCCAGCATCGGACACTCCCGGTGCTCCGGCCCGAGCGTCGGTGGCGAAGCGGCGCCGCGAACGTGTGCGGAAGGATCCGCCGCGTCCCCCCGTCGCCCCGAACAGGAAGAAATCCTCGGATCCCTATCCGCTCAGCGACCGCATCGAGATTCGGCGCAAGGCACGGCGCAGAGCCCTCCTCATCCGTCTCGGTGTCGCCTGCGGCGCTGTCGCCGCCCTGGCATCAGTCGTGTGGCTGCTGTTCTTCTCGACGGTCTTCGCGATCACGGCGGAGAACATCACACTCTCGATCTCCGACCCGGCTGACATTGTCGATGACACACAGGTCGCCTCGATCCTTGCCGCGACGGAGGGGACGCCGGTCCTCAGGATTCGTGCCGGCGATATCGAGTCGCAGATCGCCGACATCCCCGAGGTCGAATCGGTCACGGTCGAGAGCTCTTTCCCGCATGGCATCACAGCCACGATTGTCGCGCGCGAGCCTGTCGCCTGTGTCGGGGAAGGGGAGGCGTGCGAGGGCGTGGCTGCTGATGCGACACGGCTGCGAGTGGGCGATGAGCTTCGCGCGAGCCTGCCCAAGGTCTCGATGGATCTGGACTCCGAGCGCGCGGTCGAGCAGCTGCAGGATCTTCTCGACGCCATTGCCGCGCTGCCGCAGGATGTTCGTGCACGCGTGCAGGCGGCGTCGATCAACCCCAGCGGTCTCATCGAGTTCTCTCTCGATTCCGCGACGATCAAGTGGGGAACCTCGACGGAGAACGAGGCGAAGGCGCGGATTATCACCGTTCTTCTGACTCAGCCCGCGACGACGTACGACGTGACCGTCCCGGGCGCCCCCGTGACGTATTAG
- the ftsZ gene encoding cell division protein FtsZ, giving the protein MSTINNSANIKVIGVGGAGVNAVDRMIQDGLSGVEFIAVNTDGQSLVKSEAETKLDIGRSVSNGLGAGADPSIGRKAAEENVDIIRAALEGADMVFVTAGEGGGTGTGAAPIVANAARDLGALTVGVVTRPFDFEGRQRANNASAGIKELRQAVDTLIVIPNDRLLEIAEKELSVLEAYHMADEVLRSGVKGISDLITIPGLVNLDFADVKAVMKDAGTAIMGIGSASGEDRAMRATENAISSPLLEARIDGAHGVLLSFQAGADFSMQELARASQLVKESVDPNANIIVGQIIEDSLGDVVNVTVIAAGFDETDDHIVHGRVPQQVPAGVPASPAQAPVQPVQAADQTEPGHLVSPSAPVAPQQPVADEKSRSDLDIPSFLFNED; this is encoded by the coding sequence ATGTCGACGATCAATAATTCTGCAAATATCAAGGTCATTGGAGTGGGCGGTGCAGGCGTCAATGCCGTCGACCGCATGATCCAAGATGGTCTGTCCGGGGTCGAGTTCATCGCCGTGAATACCGACGGCCAGTCGCTCGTCAAGTCGGAGGCCGAGACGAAGCTTGATATCGGGCGCTCCGTCTCCAACGGTCTCGGAGCCGGTGCGGACCCCTCGATCGGCCGCAAGGCGGCGGAAGAGAATGTCGACATCATCCGCGCCGCACTCGAGGGTGCTGACATGGTCTTCGTGACCGCGGGTGAGGGAGGCGGCACCGGCACCGGTGCGGCCCCGATCGTGGCTAATGCCGCGCGGGATCTCGGCGCCCTCACGGTCGGCGTCGTGACCCGACCCTTCGACTTCGAAGGCCGCCAGCGCGCGAACAATGCGTCGGCCGGGATCAAGGAGCTCCGTCAGGCGGTCGATACGCTGATCGTCATTCCGAACGACCGTCTCCTCGAGATCGCCGAGAAGGAGCTGTCCGTTCTTGAGGCCTACCATATGGCAGACGAGGTGCTCCGCTCGGGTGTCAAGGGTATCTCCGACCTCATCACGATTCCCGGCCTGGTCAACCTCGACTTCGCGGACGTCAAGGCTGTCATGAAGGATGCCGGTACGGCGATCATGGGTATCGGCTCCGCCTCCGGCGAGGATCGTGCGATGAGGGCGACGGAGAACGCGATCTCCTCCCCGCTGCTCGAAGCCCGTATCGACGGTGCGCACGGCGTCCTCCTGTCGTTCCAGGCAGGTGCGGACTTCTCGATGCAGGAGCTCGCCCGAGCATCCCAGCTCGTCAAGGAATCTGTCGATCCCAACGCGAACATCATCGTCGGCCAGATCATCGAAGACTCCCTTGGCGACGTCGTCAACGTGACCGTGATCGCGGCAGGCTTCGACGAGACGGACGACCATATCGTGCACGGTCGCGTGCCCCAGCAGGTCCCCGCCGGTGTTCCCGCGAGCCCGGCTCAGGCGCCAGTCCAGCCCGTCCAGGCAGCCGACCAGACGGAGCCCGGCCACCTCGTCTCTCCCTCCGCTCCCGTTGCGCCCCAGCAGCCCGTGGCGGACGAGAAGTCCCGGTCGGACCTCGACATCCCGTCATTCCTCTTCAACGAAGACTGA
- a CDS encoding polyphenol oxidase family protein has product MLLRADLPGVCAGFTTRANGGDFAGNLAYHVGDRAENVDHWRAELERQVGPLSWMTQVHGTTVIDAGSDTPEADGLVVRRGQGGAVMVADCAPLLLLGAAGAEVTAGAVVHVGRAGLLGGIAHRAVAALRDAGADTVSAVIGPAICGSCYEVGETMAAEAERTLPGSSCVTRWGTPGIDIPASLARQLRESGVDVDVWDMCTMEDERFFSHRRQAGQAGRFAGFLVLNRDTPDRLDLDVL; this is encoded by the coding sequence ATGCTCCTCCGCGCCGACCTGCCTGGGGTATGCGCGGGCTTCACCACTCGCGCCAACGGTGGTGACTTCGCGGGGAATCTTGCCTACCACGTGGGCGACCGAGCCGAGAACGTCGACCACTGGCGCGCGGAGCTCGAGCGGCAGGTCGGCCCTCTGTCGTGGATGACGCAGGTCCATGGAACGACCGTCATCGATGCTGGGAGCGATACTCCTGAAGCGGATGGTCTCGTCGTACGCCGGGGGCAGGGAGGCGCTGTCATGGTCGCCGACTGCGCTCCTCTGCTCCTTCTCGGAGCAGCGGGCGCTGAGGTCACCGCTGGCGCGGTGGTCCACGTCGGGAGGGCCGGGCTCCTCGGCGGCATCGCCCACCGGGCCGTCGCAGCGCTCCGCGATGCTGGGGCGGACACTGTTTCGGCTGTCATCGGCCCCGCTATCTGCGGGTCCTGCTACGAGGTGGGCGAGACGATGGCAGCGGAAGCCGAACGAACCTTGCCCGGGAGCTCGTGCGTGACGCGCTGGGGCACCCCCGGGATCGACATCCCGGCCTCGCTCGCACGCCAGCTCCGGGAGAGCGGAGTCGACGTCGACGTGTGGGACATGTGCACGATGGAGGACGAGAGGTTCTTCTCCCATCGCAGGCAGGCGGGACAAGCTGGACGTTTCGCGGGCTTCCTGGTGCTGAATCGCGACACTCCGGACCGCCTGGACCTCGACGTTTTATAA